In Gossypium hirsutum isolate 1008001.06 chromosome D06, Gossypium_hirsutum_v2.1, whole genome shotgun sequence, one genomic interval encodes:
- the LOC107960271 gene encoding lecithin-cholesterol acyltransferase-like 4 — protein MAMLLEDIVQSVEMWLKLIKKPQPYVDPNLDPVLLVPGIAGSILNAVDDQNGKEERVWVRILGADYKFRTKLWSRFDPSTGKTESLDPNATIRVPEERYGLGAIDVLDPDMIVGRDCVCYFHDMIVEMLKWGFQEGKTLFGFGYDFRQSNRLQETMDRLAAKLESVYEASGGKKINVISHSMGGLLVKCFMGLHSDVFQKYVKNWIAIAAPFRGAPGYIASTFLNGMSFVDGWEQNFFISKWSMHQLLIECPSIYELMACPHFHWQHIPLLEIWREKEGCDGYPRTILESYRPGNCIDIFKEALSGNTVDYNGEMIPLPFNLEILKWVKETQKVLSHAKVPSGVKFYNIYGINLETPHSVCYGSEEAPVTNIQDLRFFQPEYICVDGDGTVPAESAKADGLHAEARVAVPGEHRGILCEPHVFRILKDWLRAGEPDPFYNPINDYVILPTAFEMESHHEKGLQVTSLKEEWEIVTKDQDDLDDTVSSRKPLVSSISVSQGGSNKHSLRSEAHATVIVHPQNEGKQHVELNAISVSVDA, from the exons aTGGCGATGTTGTTGGAAGATATTGTACAATCGGTGGAGATGTGGTTGAAGCTGATAAAGAAACCCCAACCTTACGTTGACCCGAATTTGGACCCGGTTTTATTAGTTCCGGGTATCGCCGGCTCGATTTTGAATGCCGTGGATGATCAGAACGGTAAAGAAGAACGGGTATGGGTCCGGATTCTCGGTGCCGATTATAAGTTCCGGACCAAGCTCTGGTCTCGTTTTGATCCTTCTACTG GTAAAACTGAATCTTTAGATCCAAATGCAACTATTAGAGTCCCTGAAGAAAGATATGGCCTGGGCGCCATTGATGTATTGGACCCTGATATG ATCGTCGGACGTGACTGTGTTTGTTATTTTCACGATATGATTGTTGAAATGCTCAAATGGGGTTTCCAAGAAGGGAAAACGCTCTTTGGGTTTGGTTATGATTTTCGCCAAAGTAACAG GTTGCAAGAAACAATGGATCGGCTGGCAGCAAAATTAGAGTCGGTATACGAAGCTTCAGGAGGGAAGAAGATAAATGTCATAAGTCACTCGATGGGCGGCCTTTTGGTAAAATGTTTCATGGGCCTTCACAGCGAT GTTTTTCAGAAATACGTGAAGAATTGGATTGCAATTGCTGCACCATTCCGGG GTGCACCTGGATATATTGCTTCTACCTTTTTAAACGGAATGTCATTTGTTGATGGGTGGGAACAGAACTTTTTCATTTCGAAATGGAGCATGCATCAATTG CTTATTGAGTGCCCATCGATATACGAGTTAATGGCTTGTCCACATTTCCATTGGCAACATATTCCACTTCTTGAGATATGGAGGGAGAAAGAAGGTTGTGATGGATATCCTCGAACTATTCTAGAATCTTATCGTCCGGGAAATTGCATTGATATTTTCAAGGAAGCTCTTTCTGGCAACACG GTCGATTATAACGGAGAGATGATTCCATTACCTTTTAATTTGGAAATCTTGAAATGGGTTAAAGAGACTCAAAAGGTGTTGTCTCACGCTAAGGTTCCTTCCGGAGTTAAATTCTACAATATATACGGGATCAATCTTGAGACACCACACAGCGTTTG CTACGGAAGTGAGGAGGCACCGGTCACGAATATACAGGACTTACGGTTTTTTCAG CCCGAATATATATGCGTTGATGGTGATGGAACAGTTCCGGCTGAATCAGCTAAG GCAGATGGACTCCATGCAGAAGCAAGGGTTGCAGTCCCCGGTGAGCACCGGGGAATTCTTTGTGAACCTCACGTCTTCCGAATCCTCAAGGACTGGTTGAGGGCTGGTGAACCGGACCCTTTCTACAACCCAATAAACGATTATGTTATTTTACCGACAGCATTCGAGATGGAAAGTCACCATGAGAAAGGCTTACAAGTTACTTCACTCAAAGAGGAATGGGAGATTGTCACCAAAGATCAAGACGATCTCGATGACACAGTTAGTAGTAGAAAACCACTCGTCAGTTCGATTTCTGTTTCGCAAGGGGGAAGTAATAAACACTCCTTGAGGTCCGAAGCTCATGCAACCGTCATTGTTCATCCACAAAACGAGGGTAAGCAACATGTCGAGCTAAATGCCATAAGTGTGTCCGTTGATGCATAG
- the LOC107960272 gene encoding lectin, which translates to MGASQSHEDSTHPQDSKPNLENNRVELKNSESNNSVRPTEKKTDFVDSRSSKTPEKTQVPYNYETILRDVDSRIDTSTMDKLISQLHYGVFLNQKRKKYWVDKNNKNCFMLFARDLSITWAENDRHWRWFYQKETSTSDVSIEVAELVAVCWLELVGKFPVSKLSPSTLYEVVFIVMLREASFGWETAINLKLILPNGQKIERKETLMNKPRETWIEIPVGEFKASFDEQKTKNSGDLEIYIHEYDVGEWKRGLVVKGVAIRAKN; encoded by the exons ATGGGTGCTTCACAATCACATGAGGACTCGACACATCCACAAGACTCGAAACCGAACCTAGAAAACAATAGGGTCGAGTTGAAAAACTCGGAAAGCAACAACTCGGTTCGACCGACGGAGAAAAAAACGGACTTCGTTGATTCAAGATCATCGAAAACACCTGAGAAAACTCAAGTTCCATATAATTACGAAACAATATTGAGAGATGTCGATTCGCGTATCGATACGTCCACTATGGATAAGTTGATTTCTCAGCTCCATTATGGTGTTTTCTTGAACCAAAAGAGAAAG aAGTATTGGGTTGATAAGAACAACAAGAATTGTTTCATGTTATTTGCAAGAGATTTATCAATTACTTGGGCTGAAAACGACCGTCATTGGCGTTGGTTTTACCAAAAAGAAACATCAACCAG tGATGTCTCCATTGAAGTTGCTGAGCTTGTAGCAGTTTGCTGGTTAGAACTGGTCGGAAAATTCCCAGTATCAAAGCTATCACCTTCAACATTGTACGAAGTTGTTTTCATTGTCATGTTAAGAGAAGCATCTTTTGGATGGGAAACTGCAATAAATTTGAAACTAATACTTCCCAATGGACAAAAAATAGAACGCAAAGAGACATTGATGAACAAGCCAAGAGAGACATGGATTGAAATCCCTGTTGGagaattcaaagcttcatttgatgagcaaaaaacaaaaaatagtgGAGATTTAGAGATTTACATTCATGAATATGATGTTGGTGAATGGAAGAGAGGACTTGTTGTTAAAGGAGTTGCTATTAGGGCAAAAAATTGA